In a genomic window of Desulfovibrio sp. JC022:
- the groES gene encoding co-chaperone GroES — protein sequence MKLKPLADRVLVRRLEVEETTVGGIIIPDSAKEKPLKGEVIAAGPGKLDDDGTRIALGVKEGDAVLFAKYAGTEINIEGVDHLIMREDDILAVVE from the coding sequence ATGAAACTTAAGCCGTTAGCAGACCGTGTACTGGTCAGACGCCTTGAAGTGGAAGAAACAACCGTTGGTGGAATCATTATCCCCGACTCTGCAAAAGAAAAACCCCTTAAAGGTGAAGTCATTGCTGCCGGTCCCGGCAAACTTGATGACGATGGCACCAGAATCGCTCTGGGTGTTAAAGAAGGCGACGCCGTTCTTTTCGCTAAATACGCAGGCACTGAAATCAATATCGAAGGCGTAGATCACCTGATCATGCGCGAAGACGATATTCTCGCAGTTGTAGAATAA
- the groL gene encoding chaperonin GroEL (60 kDa chaperone family; promotes refolding of misfolded polypeptides especially under stressful conditions; forms two stacked rings of heptamers to form a barrel-shaped 14mer; ends can be capped by GroES; misfolded proteins enter the barrel where they are refolded when GroES binds), translated as MAKQILFDAKAREKLKLGVDKLANAVKVTLGPKGRNVVMDKSFGSPVITKDGVSVAKEIELEDKFENMGAQMVKEVASKTSDIAGDGTTTATILAQAVFTEGVKLVAAGRNPMAIKRGIDKAVEAIIDHLEGLAKPTRDQKEIAQVGTISANNDVTIGNIIAEAMNKVGKEGVITVEEAKGLDTTLDVVEGMQFDRGYLSPYFVSNAEKMICEMDEPLILISEKKVTSMKELLPVLEQVAKMSKPLVIIAEDIEGEALATLVVNKLRGTLNVVAVKAPGFGDRRKAMLADIAALTGGAVVSDDIGLNLEAVSLEHLGSAKRVVIDKDNTTLVDGAGDGELIKARVGQIRNEIDLSTSDYDREKLQERLAKIVGGVAVINVGAATETEMKEKKARVEDALNATRAAVEEGIVPGGGTALIRCLPALENVNASDDDETAGIDIIRRAIEEPLRQIAGNAGLEGSIVVEKVKETKDGNGFNAAIGEYEDLIKAGVIDPKKVTRIAIQNAASVAGLLLTTECAIAEKPSKADDMPAGMPGGMGGGMPGMGGMGGMGGMGGMY; from the coding sequence ATGGCTAAACAGATTCTTTTCGACGCCAAAGCACGCGAAAAACTGAAACTCGGCGTAGACAAACTCGCCAACGCTGTAAAAGTAACCCTCGGACCCAAAGGCCGTAACGTTGTTATGGACAAATCCTTCGGTTCCCCGGTCATCACCAAAGACGGTGTTTCCGTAGCCAAAGAAATTGAACTGGAAGACAAGTTCGAAAACATGGGCGCACAGATGGTTAAGGAAGTTGCTTCCAAAACCTCCGACATCGCCGGTGACGGTACCACCACCGCTACCATCCTCGCTCAGGCAGTTTTCACCGAAGGTGTTAAGCTCGTAGCAGCAGGCCGTAACCCCATGGCTATCAAGCGCGGTATCGATAAAGCTGTTGAAGCAATCATCGATCACCTCGAAGGTCTTGCCAAGCCCACCCGCGATCAGAAAGAAATCGCTCAGGTAGGTACCATCTCCGCCAACAATGACGTAACCATCGGTAACATCATTGCTGAAGCCATGAACAAGGTCGGCAAAGAAGGCGTTATCACTGTTGAAGAAGCAAAAGGCCTCGACACAACTCTCGACGTTGTTGAAGGTATGCAGTTCGACCGCGGTTACCTCTCCCCCTATTTCGTATCCAACGCAGAAAAAATGATCTGCGAAATGGATGAGCCTCTGATCCTGATCAGCGAAAAGAAAGTCACCAGCATGAAAGAACTCCTGCCCGTCCTCGAGCAGGTTGCTAAAATGAGCAAACCCCTGGTGATCATCGCTGAAGATATCGAAGGCGAAGCTCTGGCTACCCTCGTAGTCAACAAACTGCGCGGTACCCTCAACGTTGTTGCTGTTAAAGCTCCCGGTTTCGGTGATCGCCGCAAAGCAATGCTCGCTGATATCGCAGCCCTCACCGGCGGCGCAGTTGTTTCCGATGACATCGGTCTCAACCTCGAAGCAGTTTCCCTCGAGCACCTCGGTTCCGCAAAACGCGTTGTAATCGACAAAGACAACACCACTCTCGTAGACGGTGCTGGCGACGGCGAACTGATCAAAGCCCGTGTTGGCCAGATCCGCAACGAAATCGACCTCTCCACTTCCGATTACGACCGTGAAAAGCTTCAGGAACGCCTCGCCAAAATCGTTGGCGGCGTAGCAGTAATCAACGTTGGTGCTGCAACTGAAACTGAAATGAAAGAAAAGAAAGCTCGCGTGGAAGATGCACTCAACGCTACCCGCGCTGCTGTTGAAGAAGGTATCGTTCCCGGTGGCGGAACAGCACTCATCCGCTGCCTCCCCGCTCTGGAAAACGTTAACGCTTCCGACGATGACGAAACCGCAGGCATCGACATCATCCGTCGCGCCATTGAAGAGCCTCTCCGCCAGATCGCCGGCAACGCAGGCCTCGAAGGTTCCATCGTTGTTGAAAAAGTAAAAGAAACCAAAGACGGTAACGGCTTCAACGCTGCTATCGGCGAATACGAAGACCTGATCAAGGCCGGTGTTATCGACCCCAAAAAGGTTACCCGTATCGCTATCCAGAATGCAGCTTCCGTTGCAGGTCTCCTGCTGACCACCGAATGCGCTATCGCTGAAAAGCCCTCAAAAGCTGATGACATGCCCGCAGGCATGCCCGGCGGCATGGGCGGCGGTATGCCCGGCATGGGTGGCATGGGCGGCATGGGTGGCATGGGCGGCATGTACTAA
- the gcvH gene encoding glycine cleavage system protein GcvH, with product MSEFTFPADVLYHPEHTWVLINDDNTAVVGITDFAQDQLGEVAFVDLPSADDHFDVGEEFGSVESIKAVSSLYMPISGTVTEVNEGLEDAPEDVNTSPYKEGWMLRIALDADADKSQLLSHEDYAAKIR from the coding sequence ATGAGTGAATTTACTTTTCCCGCAGACGTCCTTTACCACCCTGAGCATACTTGGGTGCTGATTAATGATGATAATACTGCTGTCGTCGGCATTACCGATTTTGCACAGGACCAACTCGGCGAAGTTGCTTTCGTGGATCTGCCTTCCGCAGACGATCATTTTGATGTTGGTGAAGAGTTTGGTTCTGTTGAGTCCATCAAGGCGGTCAGCAGTCTGTATATGCCTATCTCCGGTACTGTGACTGAAGTGAACGAAGGTCTTGAAGATGCACCTGAAGATGTAAACACTTCTCCTTACAAAGAGGGCTGGATGCTGCGCATTGCCCTTGATGCGGACGCTGATAAAAGTCAGTTGCTGAGCCACGAAGATTACGCAGCAAAAATTAGATAA
- the lpdA gene encoding dihydrolipoyl dehydrogenase, with product MPSITIIGSGPGGHIAAFDAARRGAEVTLVEKADMGGTCLNTGCIPTKTLKSSAEVLETAGRFKEFGIAVDSNDESVSFEADMEAVVARKERVRKILGGGLEKSCASLNIRVVRGTAELGPDKIVLVHTEEGTEEIKSDNVIIATGSNILGLPSLPVDHKNIINSDDALDLDHVPEKMIVVGGGVIGCELAFIYRAFGSEVTIVEGMDRLLPVPSVDKDMSKLLQREAKKHRIKVQLAKTVQSAEVVDGKVQCVLGPSPFVENAKPGETTIEADVVLVAVGRTPNTEGLKLAEAGVETDGRGWIKADANMRTSAQGIYAIGDILGPSRIMLAHVASHEGLCAVDNCLGKERELDYSVIPSGIFTSPEIGTVGISEAEALEKGIEFRSQVFQFRELGKAQAMGELAGMFKIICEKESGKILGAHIAGAHATDLIAEAALAIEKGLTAADVAHTIHAHPTLAEGFYEVCEAWLRGC from the coding sequence ATGCCATCCATCACCATTATAGGGTCCGGTCCGGGCGGTCACATTGCAGCTTTTGATGCCGCCCGGAGGGGAGCAGAGGTTACTTTGGTTGAAAAAGCGGATATGGGCGGAACCTGTTTGAATACCGGCTGTATTCCCACCAAGACCCTCAAATCATCGGCTGAAGTTCTTGAAACCGCAGGACGTTTTAAGGAATTCGGCATCGCTGTTGACAGCAATGATGAATCCGTAAGCTTCGAGGCCGATATGGAAGCTGTTGTGGCCCGCAAGGAAAGGGTCCGCAAGATACTTGGCGGAGGTCTGGAAAAGAGCTGTGCGTCCTTAAATATCCGTGTGGTGCGCGGAACTGCGGAACTAGGCCCTGATAAGATCGTACTCGTTCATACTGAAGAAGGAACCGAAGAGATCAAGAGCGACAACGTGATAATCGCTACCGGCTCGAACATTCTGGGGCTGCCTTCCCTGCCTGTGGATCATAAGAATATCATCAACAGTGATGACGCCCTTGATCTGGACCATGTACCTGAAAAGATGATTGTTGTGGGCGGCGGAGTAATCGGTTGTGAACTTGCTTTCATCTATCGTGCTTTCGGTTCTGAGGTGACCATTGTGGAAGGCATGGATCGCCTGCTTCCCGTGCCCTCTGTGGACAAAGATATGAGCAAGCTTCTGCAACGCGAGGCTAAAAAGCATCGTATCAAGGTGCAATTGGCCAAGACAGTACAGAGTGCTGAAGTAGTTGACGGAAAAGTTCAGTGTGTGCTTGGGCCTTCTCCCTTTGTTGAAAACGCAAAGCCCGGTGAGACCACAATTGAAGCTGACGTAGTATTGGTGGCTGTGGGCCGTACTCCTAACACTGAAGGTTTGAAGTTAGCTGAAGCCGGGGTTGAGACTGATGGGCGCGGCTGGATCAAAGCAGATGCGAACATGCGCACATCCGCCCAAGGTATTTACGCCATCGGGGATATTCTCGGACCTTCCCGGATCATGCTGGCCCATGTGGCTTCCCACGAAGGACTTTGCGCAGTGGATAACTGTCTCGGCAAAGAGCGCGAACTTGATTATTCCGTGATTCCTTCCGGTATTTTCACCTCTCCTGAGATTGGAACAGTTGGTATTTCCGAAGCAGAAGCTCTTGAAAAAGGGATTGAATTCCGCTCACAGGTTTTCCAGTTTCGTGAGCTGGGTAAAGCTCAGGCCATGGGCGAACTTGCGGGTATGTTCAAGATTATCTGCGAAAAAGAGAGCGGAAAGATTCTCGGTGCCCACATTGCCGGGGCACATGCCACCGACCTTATCGCTGAAGCAGCCCTTGCCATTGAAAAGGGACTCACTGCTGCTGACGTGGCCCACACCATCCATGCCCATCCAACCCTTGCAGAGGGATTTTACGAGGTCTGTGAAGCGTGGCTCCGGGGCTGCTAA
- a CDS encoding OsmC family protein: MAQLSVSYDRKGDKQVIDTNSKILGEIVIDHTDVPADERGGTAKQLLASSALYCFCGALSKALETRGAEYERITGTATLETGVDEKKRARVTGITLDVTVHMDEDYGFIFDRVEKIMRKGCLVTASLHEAFPMTYNLQLEEL; encoded by the coding sequence ATGGCTCAACTTTCAGTTTCATACGACCGTAAAGGCGATAAGCAGGTTATAGATACAAATTCCAAGATTCTGGGTGAGATTGTTATCGATCACACTGATGTTCCTGCGGACGAGCGCGGTGGAACAGCCAAGCAGCTGCTTGCTTCCTCTGCCTTGTATTGTTTTTGCGGTGCTCTGAGCAAGGCTTTGGAAACCCGTGGTGCGGAGTATGAGCGAATTACCGGAACCGCCACTCTTGAAACCGGTGTTGATGAAAAGAAACGCGCCCGTGTAACCGGCATTACTCTTGATGTGACCGTGCACATGGATGAAGATTACGGATTTATTTTTGACCGGGTGGAAAAGATTATGCGCAAGGGCTGTTTGGTCACCGCTTCCCTCCATGAAGCATTCCCCATGACCTACAATCTTCAGCTCGAAGAATTGTAA
- a CDS encoding M48 family metallopeptidase, with product MSSPKSIKENIARAKSYGQRKDYMRCLHALSLSLDELASSQVFGREKFEIGILIDEVFRQLMAMEELKRVLPRGLKYVKGQEKKLAALLMKIHDTIKNALEKAAVEKVRKQKNQIDKFVLAGQKFLMEKNVKEAKKYFRKITEAFPDERGLLQDVGGRLVKTGFPSDGVEYLERAIEKNPSDSRPYISLLSAYEMMTEQDKALAVIKDIVRRFGANESIFIRQAKLFLGKRMYTEAYDAAAAALKANPLNREAKKISDKLGPKIFGRGYTPGATASDIKAKSSAGGKGKKESVSFSLDGSSGGKKEKPAKKKAPAKKPAASKAIKLDF from the coding sequence ATGAGTTCGCCGAAAAGTATTAAGGAAAATATCGCCCGCGCAAAGTCTTACGGACAGCGTAAGGATTACATGCGCTGCTTGCATGCGCTGAGTCTGTCTCTTGATGAGTTGGCATCAAGTCAGGTTTTCGGGCGGGAGAAATTTGAAATAGGAATTCTCATAGATGAAGTTTTCCGGCAGCTCATGGCTATGGAAGAGCTTAAGCGCGTACTTCCCCGAGGCTTGAAATATGTCAAAGGGCAAGAGAAGAAGCTTGCTGCCCTGTTGATGAAAATTCACGATACCATCAAGAATGCACTTGAAAAGGCCGCAGTGGAGAAGGTTCGTAAGCAGAAAAACCAGATTGATAAATTCGTACTGGCCGGGCAGAAATTCCTGATGGAAAAAAACGTCAAGGAAGCCAAAAAATATTTTCGTAAAATTACCGAAGCCTTTCCTGATGAAAGGGGACTGTTGCAGGATGTCGGCGGCAGGCTTGTGAAAACAGGGTTTCCATCTGACGGGGTGGAGTATCTTGAACGGGCAATTGAGAAAAACCCTTCAGACAGCAGACCTTATATTTCGCTTCTCTCTGCTTATGAAATGATGACTGAGCAGGATAAGGCTCTTGCAGTCATTAAGGATATTGTCCGCCGTTTCGGGGCTAATGAAAGTATTTTTATCCGGCAGGCCAAGCTTTTTCTTGGCAAGCGCATGTACACAGAAGCTTACGATGCCGCTGCCGCCGCGCTGAAGGCCAATCCGCTTAACCGCGAGGCCAAGAAAATTTCCGATAAATTGGGTCCCAAGATCTTCGGGCGTGGATACACTCCCGGTGCAACAGCCAGCGACATAAAGGCCAAGTCTTCCGCTGGTGGTAAGGGCAAAAAGGAAAGCGTCTCTTTCAGTCTTGATGGTAGCTCTGGCGGCAAAAAAGAGAAGCCAGCCAAGAAGAAAGCACCTGCCAAGAAGCCCGCTGCTTCCAAAGCAATCAAGCTTGATTTTTAA
- a CDS encoding M48 family metallopeptidase produces the protein MNIYLFIIIFSLAGACLLGFFARQLNRKALSTELPAEFSGTFDVDEYRKSQDYTKAGIGFENISSSISTLITILFILWGGFNSVDLWANGFGYGEIVTGLIFYAGLAVLSDLVSLPFSLYSTFVIEEKFGFNKTTLKTFFMDKIKGYLLGGIIGGAILSGVLLFFNAAGSLAWLWCWLFTVLITLGIQYIAPTWILPLFNKFTPLEDGKLRDKIEQFAAENGFELSGIFMIDGSKRSTKANAYFTGFGKKKRIALFDTLINNLSTDELVAVLAHEIGHSKLGHIRKMMTMSILNTGLVFLLMSFFLGNKELFDAFGMQNISVHAGLIFFALLYTPVSIVLSIFSNIRSRKHEFEADAFAAKTTHNPEALVGALKKLSVSNLSNLTPHPFYVWLEYSHPPVLKRIDALKKLI, from the coding sequence ATGAACATATACCTATTTATTATCATATTTTCCCTTGCCGGGGCATGCCTGCTCGGCTTTTTTGCCCGCCAGCTTAACCGCAAAGCCCTCTCCACAGAACTACCCGCAGAATTCAGCGGGACTTTCGATGTGGATGAGTACCGAAAATCGCAGGATTACACTAAAGCCGGCATAGGCTTTGAAAATATATCCAGTTCTATCTCTACGCTGATCACCATCCTGTTCATCCTCTGGGGCGGATTCAACTCCGTCGATCTCTGGGCCAATGGATTCGGTTATGGAGAAATTGTAACCGGGCTGATCTTTTACGCCGGACTGGCAGTACTCAGTGACTTAGTCTCCCTGCCCTTTTCGCTTTATAGCACCTTCGTCATCGAGGAAAAATTCGGTTTCAACAAAACCACTCTCAAGACTTTTTTCATGGACAAGATCAAAGGTTACCTACTGGGAGGAATTATCGGCGGGGCCATCCTCAGCGGTGTGCTGCTTTTCTTCAATGCAGCCGGTTCACTGGCTTGGCTCTGGTGCTGGCTGTTTACCGTACTCATCACCCTTGGCATACAATATATTGCCCCCACATGGATTCTGCCCCTGTTCAATAAATTCACTCCCCTTGAAGACGGAAAACTGCGCGATAAAATTGAGCAATTCGCCGCTGAAAACGGTTTTGAACTTTCCGGCATATTCATGATTGACGGCTCCAAACGTTCTACCAAAGCTAATGCCTACTTCACCGGATTCGGAAAAAAGAAACGCATCGCGCTTTTCGACACTTTGATCAATAACCTTTCTACAGATGAACTCGTTGCAGTGCTGGCCCATGAGATAGGGCACAGCAAGCTGGGCCATATCCGTAAAATGATGACTATGAGTATCCTCAACACCGGGCTGGTCTTTCTGCTTATGTCCTTTTTCCTCGGCAACAAGGAGCTATTTGATGCGTTCGGCATGCAGAATATTTCAGTACATGCTGGCTTGATCTTTTTTGCATTGCTTTACACACCAGTCTCAATTGTACTTTCCATCTTCAGCAATATCCGCTCCCGCAAGCATGAATTTGAAGCTGACGCATTTGCAGCAAAAACCACTCACAACCCGGAAGCACTGGTCGGAGCACTCAAAAAGTTATCGGTAAGCAATCTTTCCAACCTCACGCCGCACCCCTTCTACGTCTGGCTGGAGTACAGTCATCCTCCTGTCTTAAAGAGAATAGATGCGCTTAAAAAATTAATTTGA
- a CDS encoding L-fuculose-phosphate aldolase → MLLKQERELVVEYGKKLLESGLTTGTGGNLSIFNREQGLLAISPSGLDYRLSTPEDIVVMDLDGNIKDSERKPSSEYGFHTILYREREDVNAVVHTHSVYATTVACLNMELPAVHYLVGFAGKKVPLAPYATFGSLELAENVIKTIGNYNAVLLANHGLITVGRKIGNAFDAAEELELVARIYIQALSVGKPVIVPDDEMDKVIDKFSTYGQAGGKD, encoded by the coding sequence ATGCTTTTAAAACAAGAAAGAGAATTAGTCGTTGAATATGGAAAGAAACTGCTGGAATCCGGTTTAACCACCGGGACTGGCGGCAACCTGAGTATATTTAATCGCGAGCAGGGTTTGCTGGCTATCAGCCCCAGCGGACTTGATTACCGGCTTTCCACCCCGGAAGATATTGTGGTTATGGATCTTGATGGCAATATCAAGGATTCAGAGCGCAAACCATCCAGCGAATATGGATTTCATACAATCCTTTACCGCGAACGAGAAGATGTAAACGCTGTAGTTCATACGCACTCTGTATACGCTACCACTGTAGCCTGCTTGAACATGGAACTTCCGGCAGTACATTATCTGGTCGGTTTTGCGGGCAAAAAGGTTCCCCTTGCACCATATGCCACCTTCGGAAGCCTCGAACTGGCCGAGAACGTAATCAAGACCATCGGCAACTACAATGCAGTCCTGCTGGCAAACCACGGGCTGATCACAGTGGGGAGAAAGATCGGAAATGCCTTTGATGCGGCAGAAGAACTGGAACTGGTTGCCAGAATCTACATTCAGGCTCTTTCTGTTGGAAAACCAGTTATTGTTCCTGACGACGAAATGGATAAGGTTATCGATAAATTTTCAACCTACGGACAGGCCGGCGGCAAGGACTAG
- a CDS encoding MarC family protein, whose amino-acid sequence MEAGQLSTIFEIAFPLFLIMDPLGNLPVCLSMLRDFSPSRQRKILLRELFFALGIIIMFMYLGAGLMKMLNIHQSTLRIAGGVILFIISMKMIFPKPESASEEIEKDPFIVPIAVPLFAGPSLLAAVMVYGSKGDAGMNVLSGVLIAWGMSFIIMMTGPTMARILGKRGLRACERLMGLILILLSVQMLEDGIAYYITNILPR is encoded by the coding sequence ATGGAAGCAGGACAGCTGAGCACAATTTTTGAAATCGCATTTCCACTTTTCCTGATTATGGACCCGTTGGGCAACCTTCCGGTCTGCCTATCCATGCTCCGGGATTTTTCACCTTCACGACAGCGCAAAATCCTGCTTCGAGAACTTTTCTTTGCGCTTGGGATCATTATCATGTTCATGTATCTGGGTGCCGGTCTCATGAAGATGCTCAACATCCACCAGTCAACTTTGCGAATTGCAGGCGGGGTGATCCTGTTCATCATCTCCATGAAAATGATTTTCCCGAAACCGGAAAGTGCCAGCGAAGAAATCGAAAAAGACCCGTTCATCGTCCCCATTGCAGTCCCTCTCTTTGCCGGACCATCCCTGCTGGCTGCGGTTATGGTCTACGGATCAAAAGGTGATGCCGGAATGAATGTGCTCTCCGGGGTGCTGATAGCTTGGGGTATGAGCTTCATCATTATGATGACCGGCCCGACCATGGCCCGGATACTGGGGAAAAGAGGACTCAGAGCATGTGAAAGGCTGATGGGCTTGATACTTATTCTTTTATCAGTGCAGATGCTTGAAGATGGGATTGCTTATTACATAACCAACATTCTGCCCCGCTAG
- a CDS encoding response regulator has translation MLVAAGSKIKAFLVKRELRFARLAASVAGVDGVAFYITDEHGVLTFVGDGCRDLERKFPTLLAHLYSEKVLENIFNEISTSDGIYRFDKVLTSAEGKQSRFSYTLQYVDENEGKAGGLAGTVRDISGREELRSDLDRERRYLETVMNDADETMFIHDLDGNFLKVNNKFSDFAGVAPELCVGTSIYNYLAPQIADKFLQRLKDISAGGNELSMQIPALNSRGEKLQLDVRHVLCRNGEGDPEAIVGYARKIAGPVEKVCLAKGEGDTALMRSLCHEMRTPLAGIIGSLHVLDSMDLAPDAKEYVRKCVISAERFKDVVNISLNDLAGNFDPQEMESLDPAACLEKNVGLFLPAAAIQNRTISLSLDSGIPEAIICKRKVLSQALFCLINSGLEVFPDSDINVGLKLSSITASYSTISFYVAGSGSMAESGKIYSDCLKQNVELIDGELFFNTESPAELGFSLKIPAGKKKALQAPDSVQALRIILAEDDISSQVFMRKKLENWGHLVRTASTGVEVLNYMDTEEFDLVLMDLQMPEMNGFAAISAIRQGSSPMRNLPIIVMSAYGRESDFEKMSELGVDDYIAKPVSTENLAKAFERLSALGKL, from the coding sequence TTGCTTGTTGCTGCGGGTTCGAAAATAAAAGCATTTCTTGTAAAAAGGGAGTTGCGTTTTGCTCGTTTGGCGGCTTCTGTTGCCGGAGTTGACGGGGTAGCCTTTTACATTACCGATGAGCATGGGGTGCTTACATTTGTTGGCGATGGGTGTCGTGATCTGGAGCGTAAATTTCCCACCCTTTTAGCGCACCTTTATTCTGAGAAAGTTCTGGAAAATATTTTTAACGAAATCAGTACCAGTGACGGAATATATAGATTTGATAAGGTTTTGACCTCTGCTGAGGGGAAGCAGAGTCGGTTCAGTTATACGTTGCAATACGTGGATGAAAATGAAGGCAAGGCAGGCGGATTGGCTGGCACTGTTCGTGATATTTCCGGGCGGGAGGAACTTCGTTCCGATCTGGATCGGGAACGCCGTTATTTGGAGACGGTCATGAACGATGCGGACGAAACCATGTTCATCCATGACCTTGATGGTAATTTTTTAAAGGTAAATAATAAATTTTCGGATTTTGCAGGGGTGGCACCTGAACTGTGTGTTGGCACCAGTATTTATAATTATCTCGCGCCGCAGATTGCAGATAAGTTTTTACAAAGGCTTAAAGATATTTCAGCGGGTGGGAATGAGCTGTCCATGCAGATTCCGGCTCTCAATTCCCGTGGGGAGAAGCTGCAACTTGATGTGCGCCATGTGCTTTGCCGCAATGGGGAGGGTGATCCTGAAGCCATAGTCGGGTATGCCCGGAAGATTGCAGGGCCTGTAGAAAAAGTGTGTCTTGCAAAAGGAGAAGGAGATACGGCTCTGATGCGGTCTCTTTGCCACGAGATGCGTACTCCGCTGGCCGGAATTATCGGTAGCCTCCATGTGCTGGACAGTATGGACCTTGCTCCTGATGCCAAGGAGTATGTTCGCAAATGCGTTATTTCAGCTGAACGTTTTAAAGATGTGGTTAATATTTCACTGAACGATCTAGCTGGGAATTTTGATCCGCAGGAGATGGAATCACTTGATCCGGCTGCCTGCCTTGAAAAAAATGTGGGGCTTTTTTTACCTGCCGCAGCCATTCAGAACCGGACCATCTCCCTTTCTCTTGATTCCGGTATTCCAGAGGCAATAATCTGCAAACGCAAAGTTCTCAGTCAGGCCTTGTTTTGCCTGATAAATTCCGGACTGGAAGTTTTCCCTGATTCAGATATTAATGTAGGACTGAAATTGTCTTCCATAACCGCAAGTTATTCTACAATTTCTTTTTATGTTGCAGGTAGTGGGAGTATGGCTGAGTCGGGTAAAATTTATTCTGATTGCCTTAAGCAGAATGTGGAACTAATTGATGGGGAGTTGTTCTTTAATACCGAATCTCCCGCTGAGCTTGGTTTCAGTCTGAAAATTCCAGCCGGGAAAAAGAAGGCTCTACAAGCTCCGGACTCTGTGCAGGCTTTGCGGATTATACTGGCGGAAGATGATATAAGCAGTCAGGTTTTTATGCGTAAAAAACTTGAAAACTGGGGGCATCTGGTCAGAACGGCAAGTACGGGGGTCGAAGTTCTCAACTATATGGATACTGAAGAGTTTGATCTGGTGCTCATGGATCTTCAAATGCCTGAGATGAACGGTTTTGCCGCCATCTCGGCAATCAGGCAAGGGAGCTCGCCCATGCGGAACCTGCCTATTATAGTCATGAGTGCGTACGGCCGGGAAAGTGACTTCGAAAAAATGTCCGAGCTCGGGGTAGATGATTATATTGCCAAGCCGGTCAGCACGGAAAATCTTGCGAAAGCCTTTGAGCGCCTTAGTGCTTTGGGTAAGTTGTAG
- a CDS encoding chemotaxis protein CheW, whose protein sequence is MNAEINSTTNQYLTFTLNKDIYALDIASVREVLELTPITRIPRTPKFMRGVINLRGHAVPVVDMRLKFGMSRTEDTINTCIIIVEVSFDGESTVMGALADSVREVIELTENMIEEPPRMGTTIKTEFIRGMGKQDDDFVIILDINKILSVEELAMLKSVQQDSPSQEAVPEVNPDQGMTLSL, encoded by the coding sequence ATGAATGCTGAGATAAATAGTACGACCAATCAATATCTGACGTTTACTTTGAACAAGGATATCTATGCATTGGATATAGCCAGTGTACGGGAAGTACTGGAACTTACTCCCATAACCAGAATCCCCAGAACTCCAAAGTTTATGCGCGGGGTTATCAATCTCAGGGGGCATGCTGTTCCTGTAGTTGATATGCGCCTTAAATTCGGAATGAGCAGGACCGAGGACACCATCAATACCTGCATTATTATCGTTGAGGTTTCTTTTGACGGGGAAAGCACGGTAATGGGAGCATTGGCTGATTCGGTACGGGAAGTAATTGAGCTTACCGAAAATATGATTGAAGAGCCGCCCAGAATGGGCACGACAATCAAGACTGAATTTATCCGTGGAATGGGTAAACAGGATGACGACTTTGTCATTATTCTGGATATTAATAAAATCCTGTCCGTGGAAGAGCTGGCCATGCTCAAGAGTGTGCAGCAGGATTCTCCTTCGCAGGAAGCTGTTCCCGAAGTTAATCCCGATCAGGGGATGACTTTGAGTTTGTAG